One window from the genome of [Clostridium] celerecrescens 18A encodes:
- a CDS encoding type 2 periplasmic-binding domain-containing protein: protein MKKRFLNTLLAITVMALALTACVPKATNDATAPQASNSSVAGGQQMAFEVNMDGLPIVNEPVTYEIAASTQKNKNFKELEFFQKLEKETNVIINWNMSSDDGWNEKKSLLFASNTLPDAFYGQDILKDVDIIKYASQGMLIPLNDLIDQYAPNLKAILDENPQYRKQITAPDGNIYSLPTINELNPTTHDKLFINKTWLDNLGMEVPETKEELEAVLQAFKDRDPNGNGNPNDEIPFTFRMSSSDPYNRQQGIQSLFGTFGQLDDIYHFVVNDGEVVYTPSTEPYKEAISWFHSLYGKGLVDKEAFTHDFNIYVAKIQDPGKIVGMFLGWSGNATAAANKDDYVVMAPLVNTNGQRIWRTVDAKIISKGSFAITSKAEQPEVLMRWIDQSYDPGVSLEICQGLLGRVMEKTAEGRYHQMQLPEGVTLDTAIHDYSPGNDGTFAVMKPVIDKLDLNANLTERKELDSFYSKYNVPAGEMYPNVLFTEDEIEEIGVLQTDIDSYVSQKYAGWIVEGGVEDEWEGFQKKLKDMNVEQYIQIYKDAYDRYSAE from the coding sequence ATGAAAAAGAGATTTTTGAACACACTGCTTGCAATCACGGTTATGGCTTTGGCCTTAACTGCCTGCGTTCCAAAAGCAACTAATGATGCCACAGCGCCGCAAGCTTCCAATTCATCAGTGGCAGGAGGGCAGCAGATGGCATTTGAGGTAAATATGGATGGCCTTCCCATTGTAAACGAACCGGTCACCTATGAAATTGCAGCCAGCACACAAAAGAATAAGAACTTTAAGGAACTGGAGTTTTTCCAGAAGCTGGAGAAGGAAACAAATGTGATCATTAACTGGAATATGTCCTCAGACGACGGCTGGAATGAGAAGAAGAGTCTGTTGTTTGCGAGCAATACTCTTCCGGACGCATTTTATGGACAGGACATTTTAAAAGATGTGGATATTATCAAATATGCGTCACAGGGAATGCTGATCCCGTTAAATGATTTAATTGACCAGTATGCACCAAATTTAAAGGCAATTCTGGATGAGAATCCCCAGTACAGGAAACAGATCACTGCGCCGGACGGCAATATATACTCTCTGCCCACCATCAACGAACTGAATCCAACAACCCATGACAAGCTATTCATTAATAAGACCTGGCTTGATAATCTGGGAATGGAAGTTCCAGAAACAAAGGAAGAGCTGGAAGCCGTTTTGCAGGCATTCAAAGACAGAGATCCTAATGGAAACGGAAATCCTAACGATGAAATTCCCTTTACCTTCCGCATGAGCTCCAGCGATCCATATAACCGCCAGCAGGGGATCCAGTCCCTGTTTGGAACCTTCGGACAGCTGGATGACATCTATCATTTTGTGGTCAATGACGGGGAGGTTGTCTATACACCGTCTACAGAACCATATAAGGAAGCTATTTCCTGGTTTCACTCTCTGTACGGAAAGGGACTGGTGGACAAGGAGGCGTTCACCCATGATTTTAACATTTATGTAGCCAAGATCCAGGATCCTGGCAAGATCGTGGGCATGTTCTTAGGCTGGAGCGGCAATGCCACTGCGGCGGCGAACAAAGATGATTATGTGGTCATGGCACCCCTTGTCAATACCAACGGACAGCGAATCTGGAGAACGGTAGATGCGAAGATCATTTCCAAGGGTTCCTTTGCAATTACCAGTAAAGCAGAACAGCCGGAAGTGCTGATGCGCTGGATTGATCAGTCCTATGATCCGGGGGTGTCCTTGGAAATCTGCCAGGGCCTTTTGGGCCGCGTGATGGAAAAGACTGCTGAAGGCCGCTATCATCAGATGCAGCTTCCGGAGGGAGTAACCCTGGATACGGCAATCCACGACTACAGTCCGGGAAATGACGGAACCTTTGCGGTCATGAAACCCGTTATTGATAAGCTAGATTTAAATGCCAACTTAACGGAGAGGAAGGAACTTGATTCGTTCTACTCCAAATATAATGTGCCTGCCGGTGAAATGTATCCCAACGTGTTGTTTACAGAGGATGAAATTGAGGAAATCGGCGTATTGCAGACGGACATTGATTCCTATGTGTCTCAGAAGTATGCCGGATGGATTGTGGAAGGCGGAGTGGAAGACGAATGGGAAGGGTTCCAGAAAAAGCTTAAAGACATGAACGTGGAACAGTACATTCAGATCTATAAAGATGCATATGACCGCTATTCCGCAGAATAG
- a CDS encoding acyl-[acyl-carrier-protein] thioesterase, with translation MYTFGSRVRYSETDECGKLTLTGIMNYLQDCSTFQSEDIGLGISYLTDRHKAWWLSSWQIVVDRYPVLGEEIVVGTWPYDFKGFYGYRNFTICDRAGEYLVRANSVWFLFDTEKGRPVKIEPEDLRGYGNGNEERLSMDYASRKIQLPEEYEDIEPVTIGKHHIDTNHHVNNAQYVEIAREVLPDEMEVSELRVEYKKAAVFGDVVYPRISRTEEGYTVSLCDEQGAAYAVIWLRGTTERM, from the coding sequence ATGTATACATTTGGCAGCAGGGTCCGCTACAGTGAGACAGATGAATGCGGAAAACTGACTTTAACAGGTATTATGAATTATCTCCAGGACTGTTCTACGTTTCAGTCTGAGGATATTGGTCTTGGGATTTCTTACTTAACAGACCGGCATAAGGCCTGGTGGCTTTCCTCCTGGCAGATCGTGGTGGACCGTTATCCCGTGCTGGGAGAGGAGATTGTGGTAGGTACCTGGCCTTATGATTTTAAGGGATTCTACGGATACCGGAATTTCACCATATGTGATCGGGCCGGAGAGTACCTTGTAAGGGCTAATTCCGTATGGTTTTTGTTTGATACGGAAAAGGGGCGTCCAGTTAAAATTGAACCGGAAGACCTCCGGGGATATGGAAACGGAAATGAAGAGCGGCTTTCCATGGATTATGCTTCACGCAAGATCCAATTACCGGAGGAATATGAAGACATAGAGCCGGTTACCATTGGAAAGCATCATATTGACACGAATCATCATGTCAATAACGCTCAATATGTGGAGATTGCCAGAGAGGTGCTTCCGGATGAAATGGAGGTTTCCGAACTGAGAGTGGAATATAAAAAAGCGGCAGTCTTTGGAGATGTAGTTTATCCCCGCATAAGCCGGACAGAGGAAGGATATACGGTTTCCCTGTGTGATGAACAGGGTGCAGCTTACGCAGTCATCTGGCTGCGGGGAACAACAGAGAGGATGTAA
- a CDS encoding DUF2264 domain-containing protein, protein MRLKTKKDYQNLFIEMLNPLRVKFSTTGAGIRLSGAGAGYSQKVIEIEAIARPLWGLVPFWAGGGRDKMFEDAYRKGIAVGTDPESPEYWGDCEDCDQRFVEMAPMAFGLLLTPQMLWEPLEEAEKENFSSWLYQINNHELPKCNWYYFRILVNLALKAVGRPYSERQLRCDLDYLEECYLGDGWYVDGVSEQKDYYSAFAMQFYSLLYAVFAEGEDLTRCLRFKQRALEFSGDYIYWFDEYGRAIPYGRSLLYRFAQAAFWPATLFSGIQAFEPGVIKGVINRNIRYWLVQDIFAGDGTLSVGYAYPNLTMAERYNAPGSPYWCMKTFLLLALPDTHPYWEAEEEDLPGLKCLHRIPGADMLIQHRGKEVTAYVPAVYGKNLLGHFTEKYGKFAYSTSFAFSVAHSGDLLSETAPDSMLAFVPEGEERVYVRHRSICYQVEGDRIVSQWSPLSGVTVVTEILPVEEGHMRIHRIKSDRKFTVYDCGFAVSLQEEGLNVEMGKGLIEVKSPLHGCRLVSLEGVMEPFLIEAAPNTNLLYRNTRIPALVKIIEPGETLIKTSVETFGECEKRQNLNVSTII, encoded by the coding sequence ATGCGGCTTAAGACAAAGAAGGACTATCAGAATCTGTTTATAGAAATGCTCAATCCCCTCCGGGTAAAATTCAGCACCACAGGCGCGGGAATCAGGCTTTCAGGCGCCGGAGCCGGATATTCCCAAAAGGTAATAGAAATAGAAGCGATTGCACGCCCATTATGGGGATTGGTTCCTTTCTGGGCAGGCGGTGGACGCGATAAGATGTTTGAGGATGCATACCGGAAAGGAATTGCGGTCGGTACTGATCCGGAAAGTCCGGAATACTGGGGGGACTGTGAAGACTGCGACCAGCGTTTTGTAGAAATGGCGCCTATGGCCTTTGGGCTGCTGCTTACTCCCCAGATGCTGTGGGAGCCTCTTGAGGAGGCAGAAAAAGAAAATTTCAGCTCGTGGCTGTATCAGATCAATAACCATGAGCTTCCCAAATGCAATTGGTATTACTTTCGAATTCTGGTCAATCTGGCTTTAAAGGCAGTAGGCCGACCGTACAGCGAAAGACAGCTCCGGTGTGATCTGGACTATCTGGAGGAATGTTATCTGGGAGACGGCTGGTATGTGGATGGGGTGTCGGAGCAAAAGGACTATTACAGCGCCTTTGCCATGCAGTTTTACAGCCTATTGTATGCAGTATTTGCAGAAGGAGAGGATTTAACAAGGTGTCTTCGGTTTAAGCAACGGGCTCTGGAATTTTCTGGTGATTATATTTATTGGTTTGATGAATATGGCAGGGCGATTCCATATGGGCGTTCTCTGCTTTATCGTTTTGCACAGGCAGCATTCTGGCCGGCAACCTTGTTTTCAGGAATTCAGGCCTTTGAACCCGGCGTGATCAAGGGCGTAATCAACCGGAACATCAGATACTGGCTGGTCCAGGATATTTTTGCCGGAGACGGGACCTTAAGCGTAGGATACGCCTATCCCAACCTGACCATGGCAGAACGGTACAATGCTCCGGGAAGCCCCTACTGGTGCATGAAGACTTTTCTTCTGCTGGCGCTTCCTGATACTCATCCCTACTGGGAAGCTGAGGAGGAAGATCTTCCAGGGTTGAAGTGTCTTCACAGGATTCCAGGAGCAGATATGCTCATACAACATCGGGGAAAAGAAGTGACGGCCTATGTGCCTGCCGTTTATGGGAAAAATCTGTTGGGGCATTTTACAGAAAAGTATGGAAAATTTGCCTACTCCACATCATTTGCCTTTTCTGTGGCTCATTCCGGCGATCTTCTCTCGGAAACGGCACCTGACAGCATGCTGGCTTTTGTTCCGGAGGGAGAAGAACGGGTCTACGTCAGGCACCGCAGCATCTGTTACCAGGTAGAAGGGGACCGGATCGTTTCCCAATGGAGCCCCTTGTCAGGCGTTACGGTGGTAACGGAGATCTTGCCTGTGGAGGAAGGACATATGAGAATTCATAGGATAAAAAGTGATAGAAAATTCACTGTCTATGACTGTGGATTTGCGGTCAGCCTGCAGGAAGAAGGTCTGAATGTGGAGATGGGAAAGGGATTGATTGAAGTGAAAAGTCCCCTTCATGGCTGCCGCCTGGTTTCACTGGAAGGAGTAATGGAACCGTTTCTAATCGAAGCTGCCCCCAATACCAACCTGTTATACAGAAATACCAGGATCCCGGCGCTGGTTAAGATTATTGAACCGGGGGAGACATTGATTAAGACCAGCGTTGAAACCTTTGGGGAATGTGAGAAAAGGCAGAATTTGAACGTAAGCACCATAATCTGA
- a CDS encoding helix-turn-helix domain-containing protein codes for MQKHTKKRKFGEHYIRYLISYMTVLLIPLVILTFFYSSRFMKKFYDEIYETVDLELLQICTQLDNELESMENIVGQITLTGTLNKASESDSPLALRPIITYLSALTTANPFIQDIVLILDGKEYVTTSSTTCQKDYYFNRILQVPGMNSREFHDLLQNSTSSFCLPQQKLLNLDISPAEARVVLFSYPLFTDYQKHEGTVLFYVKNSSIEALLSQKLKSYQAQIYILDQNGAVVTTWGDQDVMRDRLGRFLGESLTLSAAERIGGEEYVVRTHRSGRNNWTYLAFIPDRQTTFSQVNSIMREFLMAIVVILLLASFTIFFLQKVNYAPVRRLQDRAKLISPDGGSSDELETIADALDYLSIQNSSLSTQLANSLTAVKNQRLYRLLSGTYASREDFNLDCSELDLSLPNGYFTVSIMMLHTPSENLSGLAQEIKKQFSVPYIYYYLQNFYPDQIVLLVNQPERSLVSTKFFANVQKYLSKKYGLITTIGIGQQVDSTQRIAQSYMEAVSALDYRFVKGNGTVIEFREVLGPIHTTVFYPHKEFETLRNALLSHNEQNIREAIQNIINFMEQSQLPLYLARSICFDLIHLVNEHCRGQKNAASNSPLELSGMETAQEIIRLLHTWSENLHGLTTAAGKRVVLEEIIIYLNENCLHCDFSVYEAAGHFEMTLPAFSKFFKDRTGQNVMEYTIRLRMERAKELLRTTDLPIKEISEAVGYYNISSFTRRFKINQGVTTSEYRKISSEET; via the coding sequence ATGCAGAAACATACAAAAAAACGAAAATTCGGAGAGCACTATATCCGCTATCTGATTTCCTATATGACGGTTCTTTTAATCCCTCTTGTGATTCTGACCTTCTTCTATTCTTCCCGTTTCATGAAGAAATTCTATGATGAAATTTATGAAACCGTGGATTTGGAGCTGCTGCAGATCTGCACTCAACTGGATAACGAGCTGGAGTCTATGGAGAACATCGTGGGGCAGATCACTTTGACAGGCACCTTGAATAAAGCTTCCGAGTCAGACTCTCCCCTGGCCTTAAGACCGATCATCACCTATCTGTCGGCACTGACTACCGCCAACCCCTTTATCCAGGACATAGTCCTGATCCTGGATGGAAAGGAATACGTCACCACCAGCTCCACAACCTGTCAGAAGGACTATTACTTTAACCGGATTCTCCAGGTTCCAGGAATGAATTCCAGGGAATTTCATGACCTGCTGCAAAACAGTACCTCTTCCTTCTGCCTTCCCCAGCAAAAGCTGCTCAATTTAGACATCAGCCCTGCGGAGGCAAGGGTAGTTTTATTCTCTTATCCCCTATTTACCGATTACCAAAAACACGAGGGAACAGTACTTTTTTATGTAAAGAACAGTTCCATTGAGGCACTTTTAAGCCAGAAGCTTAAAAGCTATCAGGCACAGATCTATATCCTGGATCAGAATGGTGCCGTTGTTACCACCTGGGGAGACCAAGATGTAATGCGCGACAGACTGGGCCGCTTCCTGGGAGAATCCTTAACCCTTTCTGCTGCAGAACGGATCGGTGGAGAGGAATACGTTGTCCGCACCCATCGGTCAGGAAGGAATAACTGGACGTATTTGGCCTTTATTCCGGACAGGCAGACAACCTTTTCTCAGGTAAATTCCATCATGAGAGAATTTTTGATGGCCATCGTGGTAATCCTGCTTCTTGCCAGCTTTACCATTTTCTTTTTACAGAAGGTAAATTATGCGCCCGTTCGACGCCTTCAGGACAGGGCAAAGCTGATTTCCCCTGATGGGGGCTCCTCGGATGAACTGGAGACCATTGCCGATGCCCTGGACTATTTATCCATTCAGAACAGTTCTCTGTCCACACAGCTTGCAAACAGCCTTACGGCTGTAAAAAACCAACGGCTGTACCGACTGCTGAGCGGAACTTATGCGTCCAGAGAAGATTTCAACCTGGACTGTTCAGAGCTGGACCTCTCTCTGCCAAATGGGTATTTTACAGTCAGCATCATGATGCTGCATACGCCGTCAGAGAACTTAAGCGGGTTGGCCCAGGAAATAAAAAAGCAGTTTTCTGTTCCTTATATTTATTATTACTTGCAGAACTTTTATCCAGATCAAATTGTTTTGCTGGTAAATCAGCCAGAACGTTCCCTCGTATCCACCAAATTCTTTGCAAACGTACAGAAATACCTGTCTAAAAAATACGGACTTATAACCACCATTGGAATCGGTCAGCAGGTAGATAGCACACAGCGCATTGCCCAGTCCTATATGGAAGCAGTCAGCGCTCTGGATTACCGGTTCGTAAAGGGCAACGGCACTGTCATTGAGTTCCGGGAGGTGCTGGGACCGATCCATACAACAGTTTTTTATCCCCATAAAGAATTTGAAACCCTGCGAAACGCGTTGCTCTCTCATAATGAGCAGAACATAAGGGAAGCCATTCAGAACATCATAAATTTCATGGAGCAAAGCCAGCTTCCCTTATATCTGGCCAGAAGCATTTGTTTTGACTTGATCCATCTGGTCAACGAGCATTGCCGGGGGCAAAAAAACGCGGCTTCCAATTCACCGCTTGAACTGTCCGGCATGGAAACCGCTCAGGAAATAATCCGGCTGCTTCATACCTGGAGTGAAAACCTTCACGGACTTACAACAGCCGCAGGAAAGCGAGTGGTTCTTGAAGAGATCATAATTTACCTCAATGAAAACTGCCTTCACTGTGATTTTTCCGTTTATGAAGCCGCTGGGCATTTCGAAATGACGCTGCCGGCCTTCAGCAAGTTCTTTAAAGACCGAACAGGGCAGAACGTGATGGAGTATACTATTCGCCTGAGGATGGAACGGGCAAAGGAACTTCTTCGTACAACGGACCTTCCCATAAAAGAAATTTCCGAAGCGGTAGGATACTATAATATCTCAAGTTTTACAAGACGCTTTAAAATAAACCAGGGGGTCACGACCAGCGAGTACCGGAAGATTTCGTCAGAAGAAACATAG
- a CDS encoding glycoside hydrolase family 88 protein, giving the protein MKKEELLSYPVMTQAEMEEALKTAVLQTRFSMSRFGRGFKHIFSTGNFYTEASNNQWTNGFWTGQLWLSYECTKDEEMKQTAFAHVDDFRYRIENQIETDTHDLGFLYTPSCVAAYKLTGDEKAKETALLAAHKLLERFHEKGQFLQAWGKLDEPDNYRLIIDCLLNLPLLYWAGEVTGDGEYAKKAEAHVYTALKVLIRPDCSTYHTFYFNPETGAPLRGVTHQGYSADSAWSRGQAWGIYGIALSYRYTKNPEYVGLFEKVTEYFMEHLPRNLVPYWDFTFEDGSMEPRDSSAAAVAACGMLEMAKYLPEEKALYYTGVARRLIKALYNTCAAKSERISDGLLLHGVYGRKTPYNDCIDHGIDECNLWGDYYYLEGLVRLKNAWNPYW; this is encoded by the coding sequence ATGAAGAAAGAAGAATTATTAAGCTATCCAGTGATGACACAGGCGGAAATGGAAGAGGCCCTGAAAACTGCAGTTTTACAGACCCGTTTTTCCATGTCCAGATTTGGACGGGGATTTAAGCATATATTCAGCACCGGCAATTTCTATACGGAAGCATCAAATAATCAGTGGACCAATGGCTTCTGGACGGGACAGTTGTGGCTGTCCTATGAATGCACAAAGGATGAAGAGATGAAACAGACGGCGTTTGCCCATGTAGACGATTTCCGGTACCGGATCGAGAACCAGATCGAAACGGACACTCATGATCTTGGTTTTCTCTATACCCCATCCTGTGTGGCAGCTTATAAATTAACCGGTGACGAAAAGGCAAAGGAAACAGCGTTGCTGGCGGCCCATAAGCTTCTGGAGCGTTTCCATGAAAAGGGACAGTTTTTGCAGGCATGGGGAAAGCTGGATGAACCGGACAATTACCGTCTGATCATAGACTGTCTTTTGAATCTTCCGCTGTTGTACTGGGCCGGAGAGGTGACAGGGGATGGGGAGTATGCAAAAAAGGCAGAAGCTCACGTTTATACGGCCCTTAAAGTGCTCATTCGGCCGGATTGCTCCACATACCATACATTTTATTTTAACCCGGAAACAGGAGCACCCCTAAGGGGAGTCACCCACCAGGGGTACTCCGCAGACTCCGCCTGGTCCAGAGGCCAGGCATGGGGAATCTACGGAATTGCTTTAAGCTATCGCTATACGAAGAATCCGGAATATGTTGGTCTGTTTGAAAAGGTAACCGAATATTTTATGGAGCATCTGCCCCGTAACCTAGTTCCATACTGGGACTTTACTTTTGAAGACGGCAGCATGGAACCAAGGGACAGCTCTGCGGCGGCTGTAGCAGCTTGCGGCATGCTGGAAATGGCCAAGTATCTGCCGGAAGAAAAAGCCCTGTATTATACAGGGGTTGCCCGGCGGCTGATAAAGGCTCTTTATAACACCTGTGCCGCCAAATCGGAAAGAATATCCGATGGGCTGCTTTTGCACGGGGTATATGGAAGGAAGACTCCCTACAACGACTGCATCGATCACGGCATCGACGAATGCAATCTCTGGGGGGATTATTATTATCTGGAAGGGCTTGTGAGATTAAAAAACGCTTGGAACCCTTACTGGTAA
- a CDS encoding carbohydrate ABC transporter permease — MTLKKKRLRRSFKTQAPADRLFDIFNYLILALVTVCVLYPLYFIVIASVSDPVAINNGQVSFWPVGFNTTGYEKIFENTKIWRSYSNTIFYSVVGTTINVVMTMMLAYPLSRKNFFAKKMLTLFVMFTMYFQGGLIPTYLWMNGLHLYNTPWVMVLLPAINVFNLIIAINYISNNIPEELYEAASIDGCSHIRYFFGIVLPLSKTIVVVLILYYGVAHWNEFMNGLIYLRDEGLYPLQLTLRNILLQNQASGLGDVDSIIEQQKAAELIKYGVIIVSTLPVLVIYPFLQKHFAKGVMVGSIKG, encoded by the coding sequence ATGACACTGAAAAAAAAGAGACTGCGCAGAAGCTTTAAAACCCAGGCGCCTGCCGACCGCCTGTTTGATATCTTTAATTATCTTATTCTAGCCCTGGTTACCGTATGTGTACTGTATCCGCTATACTTTATTGTGATCGCATCAGTATCTGATCCGGTTGCCATTAACAACGGCCAGGTGTCATTCTGGCCCGTGGGATTCAATACTACTGGTTATGAGAAAATTTTTGAAAATACTAAAATCTGGCGCTCTTACAGCAACACCATTTTTTATTCGGTTGTAGGAACCACCATCAACGTTGTTATGACTATGATGCTAGCCTATCCCTTAAGCAGAAAGAATTTCTTTGCAAAAAAAATGCTTACCCTGTTTGTGATGTTCACCATGTACTTTCAGGGAGGGCTGATCCCTACCTACTTGTGGATGAACGGATTGCATCTGTACAATACTCCCTGGGTCATGGTTCTGCTTCCGGCCATTAATGTATTCAACCTGATTATTGCCATTAATTATATCAGCAATAATATACCGGAAGAGCTGTACGAAGCGGCATCCATAGACGGGTGCAGCCATATCAGATACTTTTTCGGCATTGTACTTCCCTTGTCCAAAACGATTGTAGTGGTTCTTATTCTTTATTATGGTGTGGCTCACTGGAATGAATTTATGAACGGTTTGATCTACTTAAGAGATGAGGGACTGTATCCGCTGCAGCTTACATTAAGAAACATTCTGCTTCAGAATCAAGCTTCCGGTCTCGGTGATGTGGACAGCATCATAGAACAGCAGAAGGCAGCAGAACTGATCAAGTACGGTGTCATAATCGTATCCACCCTGCCGGTATTGGTTATTTATCCGTTCCTGCAGAAGCATTTTGCAAAGGGAGTTATGGTTGGTTCTATCAAGGGCTGA
- a CDS encoding sulfatase family protein — MKPHVIIIMADQLRCDVLGRGFTPNIDSIAEEGTSFRRAYCASPLCVPARGAFFTGTYPNRNGSLINPWEPADARYGHVRTGINYLYTIMEQDWDSIHSGKQHLFTEGGKPEDRVDSGTRWLSTEKSYKEFLNKAGKPMPGGPRFRTKAAEMVDGKVTRVSSYSNAETGRYEPGDMYYFDSYFTEKALEGLKNRDSRKPLLLNAMFLAPHPPLHIPEPWYGKVSTEDFRLPENVGKYYPRQSPLQMYNVTGIAGTRYSREHWNEAWRVYLGLVGLLDHCVGRILEELKHQEIYEESLILFTSDHGEMLGSHGLFQKMCMYEESARVPLYIKFPKSFVPARKSYNQVVSHIDVLPTLCEYLHMEAGNEMDGASLMSLLKGEKEDENGGVALIQYDGNGSRSNFQRCIVQGCYKLIVDLFKDETYYELYDLETDVQETNNLMFDREYDGIAKTLAEHLASHMKATGDLITLESFDGQGFRDRYEKFPVV; from the coding sequence ATGAAACCACATGTTATCATCATCATGGCGGACCAACTGCGTTGCGATGTGCTGGGCAGAGGATTTACTCCCAATATTGATTCCATTGCAGAAGAAGGAACCTCCTTTCGCCGCGCATACTGCGCCTCCCCTCTGTGCGTGCCCGCCCGGGGAGCTTTTTTCACCGGAACCTATCCCAACAGAAACGGCTCTCTGATCAATCCGTGGGAGCCGGCTGATGCCAGATACGGGCACGTCAGGACAGGAATAAACTATTTATACACAATCATGGAACAGGATTGGGATAGTATACACAGTGGCAAACAGCATTTATTTACGGAAGGCGGGAAACCGGAGGACCGCGTGGATTCCGGGACACGCTGGCTTTCAACGGAAAAAAGTTATAAGGAGTTTTTAAATAAAGCCGGAAAACCAATGCCTGGTGGTCCAAGGTTTCGCACCAAGGCTGCTGAAATGGTGGATGGGAAGGTTACCAGAGTAAGCAGCTATTCCAATGCGGAAACAGGGCGGTATGAACCGGGAGACATGTATTATTTTGATTCCTATTTTACGGAAAAAGCTCTGGAAGGGCTGAAAAACCGGGATTCCAGGAAGCCGCTGCTGTTAAACGCCATGTTTCTAGCTCCTCATCCGCCGCTGCACATTCCCGAACCCTGGTATGGAAAGGTAAGTACAGAGGACTTCCGGCTGCCGGAAAATGTGGGGAAGTATTATCCTAGACAGTCTCCACTTCAGATGTATAATGTCACAGGAATTGCTGGAACCCGCTACAGCAGGGAACATTGGAACGAGGCCTGGAGGGTTTATCTTGGCCTGGTGGGCTTGCTGGATCACTGCGTCGGACGAATTCTGGAAGAGCTGAAACACCAGGAGATTTATGAAGAAAGCCTGATTCTCTTTACTAGTGATCATGGAGAAATGCTGGGATCCCACGGCTTGTTCCAAAAGATGTGTATGTACGAGGAATCGGCAAGGGTACCGTTATACATAAAATTTCCCAAGTCTTTTGTTCCGGCCCGAAAGTCCTACAATCAGGTGGTAAGCCACATTGACGTATTGCCCACCCTGTGTGAATATCTGCACATGGAGGCCGGAAACGAAATGGACGGGGCTTCGCTGATGTCATTGCTTAAAGGAGAAAAGGAAGATGAAAACGGGGGGGTTGCATTGATCCAGTACGATGGAAACGGATCCAGGTCTAATTTTCAACGCTGTATAGTGCAGGGATGCTATAAGCTGATTGTAGATTTATTTAAGGATGAGACGTATTATGAGCTGTATGATCTGGAAACGGATGTACAGGAGACGAACAATCTGATGTTTGACCGGGAATATGACGGAATTGCAAAAACCTTGGCAGAACATCTGGCCTCCCATATGAAAGCCACCGGGGATCTGATCACATTGGAATCCTTTGACGGTCAAGGATTCCGGGACAGGTACGAAAAGTTTCCTGTGGTGTAA
- a CDS encoding ABC transporter permease codes for MRGKTDTINTVGPVFRKPGIYRVKQTLRRDWQLLVLCTVPVLYFIMFHYIPMYGVQIAFKDFKAVDGILGSQWCGFKHFHRFFSSSQFWPLIKNTLGLSFLQIVLGFPIPVFLAIMLNQVRNHKFRKFVQSIVYCPHFISIVVLTGMLYIFLSPRNGIINQVIQMLGGDPVFFLGDAKYFKLTFVISGIWQNAGWSAIIYIAALAGISPDLYEAAQVDGANKWQRIWHIDIPGILPTVVMMLILEVGKVMNLGFQKAYLMQNAQNLAASEIISTYIYKVGMIDAQYSYSAAINLFNNLVNILLLVTVNRIAMKTTNNSLW; via the coding sequence ATGAGGGGGAAAACTGACACGATAAACACGGTCGGACCCGTATTCAGGAAACCGGGGATTTACAGGGTGAAACAGACGCTTAGGCGTGACTGGCAGCTCCTGGTATTATGCACGGTTCCTGTCTTGTATTTTATTATGTTTCATTATATACCCATGTATGGGGTGCAGATTGCCTTTAAGGACTTTAAAGCGGTAGACGGAATTTTGGGGAGCCAGTGGTGCGGCTTCAAGCATTTTCACAGATTTTTTTCATCATCTCAATTCTGGCCGTTAATTAAGAACACGCTGGGATTAAGCTTCTTACAAATTGTGCTGGGTTTTCCCATACCGGTTTTTCTGGCAATCATGCTGAATCAGGTAAGGAATCATAAGTTCCGAAAATTTGTACAGTCCATTGTGTATTGTCCTCACTTCATATCAATCGTTGTTTTAACCGGTATGCTGTACATATTTTTATCACCGAGAAACGGAATCATTAACCAGGTGATCCAGATGTTAGGAGGGGATCCGGTCTTCTTTTTAGGAGATGCAAAGTATTTCAAACTGACGTTCGTCATATCAGGAATTTGGCAGAACGCAGGCTGGAGCGCTATCATTTACATTGCGGCATTGGCTGGGATCAGCCCGGATCTATATGAGGCGGCCCAGGTGGATGGAGCTAATAAGTGGCAAAGAATCTGGCATATTGACATTCCGGGCATATTACCCACGGTCGTGATGATGCTGATCCTGGAAGTAGGCAAGGTGATGAACCTGGGATTCCAGAAGGCCTATCTGATGCAGAACGCACAGAATCTGGCGGCCAGTGAAATCATATCGACCTACATTTATAAAGTTGGTATGATAGATGCACAATATAGTTATTCTGCGGCCATCAATTTATTTAACAATCTGGTCAACATCCTGCTTCTGGTCACCGTCAACCGCATTGCAATGAAAACGACAAATAACAGCTTGTGGTAA